A part of Candidatus Woesearchaeota archaeon genomic DNA contains:
- a CDS encoding dCTP deaminase, giving the protein MGILSDRDIKEFLKAGEIVIREIQDDQVGSCSVDLRLGSTFRVFKHAEVTHVDPKHGIADELMDLVTKQENEPFIIHPGEFVLGSTVEYVKIPRHLVARLDGRSSWGRLGIIIHSTAGSVQPGYAGQLTLEIANISKVPVKLWPGSRICQISFEQLSSPCEKSYGERNSKYMEQSGPQGSKIKHD; this is encoded by the coding sequence ATGGGTATTTTAAGTGATAGAGATATTAAAGAATTTCTTAAAGCGGGGGAAATAGTTATTCGAGAGATCCAGGATGATCAAGTCGGAAGCTGTTCTGTCGATCTGCGATTAGGAAGTACTTTTCGCGTTTTTAAACATGCGGAAGTAACGCATGTTGATCCAAAGCATGGAATTGCCGATGAACTCATGGACCTCGTCACAAAGCAGGAGAATGAACCCTTTATCATTCATCCAGGAGAATTTGTTTTGGGAAGCACAGTGGAGTATGTCAAAATTCCGCGGCATCTCGTTGCGAGACTAGATGGGAGAAGTTCGTGGGGAAGATTAGGAATTATCATTCATTCGACAGCAGGATCAGTGCAGCCAGGATACGCAGGTCAGCTCACGCTTGAAATCGCGAATATATCGAAAGTCCCTGTTAAATTGTGGCCAGGCTCAAGAATTTGTCAGATATCATTTGAACAGTTAAGCAGTCCATGTGAGAAATCGTATGGCGAAAGAAATTCAAAATATATGGAACAGAGCGGACCGCAGGGAAGCAAGATTAAGCATGATTGA
- a CDS encoding ATP-binding protein has protein sequence MYEIVIGRDKHDLEKYGTKGAIFLGKQYVTMGQTTSLSNNVYVDMVRSHVVLVAGKRGSGKSYTLGVVAEGMADLPPEIKQNITILLLDTMGVYWTMKYPNKKELPELKEWGLEPKALDVQIYTPIQFYEEYQEKGIPTDFSFALQPNELTPEDWCTTFDMNINDPYGVVLERCINTLRDEKKEEGFSIQDIILTIDKQEASSEIKEALKNRFINTLSWGIFDKKGTKIEDLAQSGKVCILDVSCYATMPNGWKIKCLVVGLICKKLFMQRMLVRKNEEFAQLQESMRYFSVDEEAKQDFPLVWVVVDEAHEFLPRQGKTTATDPLITILREGRQPGISLILATQQPGKIHTDVMTQSDTVLSHRITAKIDTEALGALMQSYMREGLDVQLDKLPRTKGSALLFDDTNEKLYAVKIRPRFTWHGGESPSALHDVKSKFVI, from the coding sequence ATGTATGAAATTGTTATTGGTAGAGATAAACACGACTTAGAAAAGTATGGCACTAAAGGCGCCATCTTTCTTGGGAAACAATATGTTACTATGGGACAAACAACATCTCTCTCCAATAATGTTTACGTTGACATGGTGCGCAGCCACGTTGTGCTTGTTGCGGGCAAACGCGGTAGTGGAAAATCTTATACTCTAGGCGTTGTCGCAGAAGGAATGGCTGACCTTCCTCCTGAAATTAAACAAAACATTACTATCTTACTCCTTGATACCATGGGCGTTTATTGGACCATGAAGTATCCCAACAAAAAAGAACTTCCCGAACTCAAAGAATGGGGGCTTGAACCAAAAGCACTTGATGTGCAAATCTATACCCCTATTCAATTTTACGAAGAATACCAAGAAAAAGGAATTCCCACTGATTTTTCTTTCGCGCTTCAGCCTAATGAACTGACTCCTGAGGATTGGTGCACGACGTTTGATATGAATATTAATGATCCTTATGGTGTTGTTCTGGAACGATGCATCAACACCCTTCGCGATGAGAAAAAAGAAGAAGGATTTAGTATTCAGGATATTATTCTCACCATTGACAAACAAGAAGCATCTTCTGAAATAAAGGAAGCACTCAAAAATAGATTTATCAACACGCTGAGTTGGGGTATTTTTGACAAAAAAGGAACAAAAATAGAAGACCTCGCGCAATCAGGAAAAGTTTGCATTCTTGATGTTTCCTGCTACGCAACAATGCCCAACGGCTGGAAAATTAAATGCCTTGTTGTTGGCCTTATTTGCAAGAAACTCTTTATGCAGCGCATGCTCGTGCGTAAAAATGAAGAGTTTGCGCAGCTGCAGGAATCCATGCGCTACTTTAGCGTTGATGAAGAAGCAAAACAAGATTTTCCTTTAGTGTGGGTTGTTGTTGATGAAGCACACGAATTTTTACCAAGGCAAGGAAAAACGACCGCAACAGATCCATTGATTACTATTTTACGAGAAGGACGACAGCCCGGCATTAGCCTTATTCTTGCAACGCAGCAGCCTGGGAAAATTCATACTGACGTTATGACGCAGAGCGATACTGTGTTGAGTCATCGCATCACCGCAAAAATTGACACAGAAGCACTTGGCGCGCTGATGCAGAGTTACATGCGCGAAGGACTTGATGTGCAACTCGATAAATTACCGCGAACAAAAGGAAGCGCATTGCTCTTTGATGATACGAACGAGAAACTCTACGCAGTCAAAATTCGACCACGCTTTACCTGGCATGGCGGCGAAAGCCCAAGCGCACTGCACGATGTGAAGAGTAAGTTTGTGATTTAG
- a CDS encoding peptidylprolyl isomerase, whose amino-acid sequence MEKKKQSIVKEHGSEKVKQTQAPIAPVREAPKVLFELDTKLLLIAVVGILLLVLVTYNSNSFSDLFSFDTVVATVNGVEITESSLQKEIDKLPEYYKNGAIDEETLRSAILEQLIARELLLAEAENKGVSVSSAELEATIANITAEAQVTLEELQQKLEEQNVTMNEFKEAIETQILMNKLIEQQVLADVSVTEEELLSYYETQKDTLTEVRASNILICYTGALRCESNMTKEEALEQATALIERIKAGESFEALAKEYSTDPSAEFNGGDLGWFAKGQMVAEFETAAFSLNAGEMTEEPVETAFGYHIIMVTDKKETLEDVQEEILATLTLEKQKTAVENYVLALKQVAKIVYGEE is encoded by the coding sequence ATGGAGAAAAAAAAACAATCTATTGTGAAAGAACATGGTTCTGAAAAAGTAAAACAAACACAGGCACCTATTGCTCCTGTCAGAGAAGCACCAAAAGTCCTTTTTGAGTTGGATACAAAGCTTCTCCTTATTGCAGTAGTAGGAATACTATTACTCGTCTTAGTAACATATAATTCAAATTCTTTTTCTGATCTTTTCTCATTCGATACTGTCGTTGCAACAGTGAATGGGGTAGAAATCACAGAAAGCAGTCTTCAAAAAGAAATTGACAAACTTCCAGAGTATTACAAAAATGGAGCAATTGATGAGGAAACACTTCGTTCCGCGATTCTCGAGCAGCTGATTGCAAGAGAATTATTGCTTGCAGAAGCAGAGAATAAAGGGGTCAGCGTAAGCAGCGCAGAATTAGAAGCAACTATTGCAAATATTACAGCAGAAGCGCAGGTAACGCTGGAAGAGCTTCAACAAAAATTAGAAGAACAGAACGTTACTATGAATGAGTTTAAAGAAGCAATAGAAACACAGATACTCATGAACAAACTGATTGAGCAGCAGGTTCTTGCGGATGTGAGTGTGACAGAAGAAGAGCTCCTTTCCTATTATGAAACGCAAAAAGATACTCTCACAGAAGTTCGAGCAAGTAACATTCTCATTTGTTATACTGGTGCTTTACGATGTGAAAGCAATATGACAAAAGAAGAGGCATTGGAACAAGCAACAGCACTCATTGAAAGAATAAAAGCAGGGGAAAGCTTCGAAGCGCTCGCAAAGGAATATTCAACAGATCCTTCTGCGGAGTTTAATGGGGGAGATCTTGGTTGGTTCGCAAAAGGACAAATGGTTGCAGAGTTTGAAACAGCGGCATTTAGTCTGAATGCAGGAGAAATGACTGAAGAACCTGTAGAAACAGCGTTTGGATATCATATTATTATGGTAACAGACAAGAAAGAGACGCTTGAAGATGTGCAGGAAGAAATTCTTGCAACACTGACGCTCGAGAAGCAGAAAACAGCAGTCGAGAATTATGTCCTTGCACTCAAGCAAGTTGCAAAAATTGTGTATGGAGAAGAGTAA
- a CDS encoding DNA primase: protein MGKISPVSAKYIVHATIHIEGMVDKPDVIGAIFGQTEGLLGNELELRELQRSGRIGRIEVNTETKGGKAQGSIIIPSSLDKAETAIVAASLEIIQRIGPCNAKIVIEKIEDVRISKRQQVIERAKELLKHLVDTGMPDSQELADEVAQSVRVMEIQEYGSEKLPCGPALEESDEIIVVEGRADVINLLKYGIKNTVALNGTSVPPTMIDLCRRKTVIAFVDGDRGGDLIIKELTTVTDVDFVTKAPDGKEVEELTQKEILKALRSKISPEQVKSEGGAHGPSNGNDRYQQQRRPMMQSAPSPGRREMRPMRPAQAPVRTAAPLPQGTVVRRPIATARAPTGTDEKKAFGKMLEDLIGTRGAYILDAKLNILGKVPSSELSATIKSLNNGVHAVVFDGMIEEELVDVAETCSVKYLIAMGTKVKPTGNVQILTADEL, encoded by the coding sequence ATGGGTAAAATTAGTCCAGTATCTGCAAAATATATCGTTCACGCAACCATCCACATTGAAGGTATGGTTGACAAGCCAGACGTCATTGGCGCAATTTTTGGTCAAACAGAAGGTCTTCTTGGGAATGAACTTGAACTTCGCGAACTCCAGCGCTCTGGAAGAATCGGAAGAATTGAAGTCAATACAGAAACAAAGGGCGGCAAAGCACAAGGATCTATTATTATTCCTTCCAGCCTCGATAAAGCAGAAACCGCGATTGTTGCCGCGTCTTTGGAAATTATTCAGAGAATCGGACCATGCAACGCAAAAATAGTCATTGAAAAAATTGAAGACGTTCGTATTTCTAAACGACAACAAGTTATTGAACGCGCAAAAGAACTTCTTAAACACCTTGTGGACACAGGCATGCCTGATTCACAGGAACTTGCGGATGAAGTCGCGCAATCTGTTCGTGTCATGGAGATTCAAGAGTATGGTTCTGAAAAACTTCCTTGCGGTCCAGCACTTGAAGAATCTGATGAAATTATTGTTGTTGAAGGGCGCGCAGATGTGATCAATCTTTTGAAATATGGTATTAAAAACACCGTCGCACTTAACGGAACTTCTGTCCCTCCAACAATGATTGATCTCTGCAGACGCAAAACAGTTATTGCATTTGTTGACGGCGACAGAGGAGGAGACCTTATTATTAAGGAACTTACCACTGTCACAGATGTTGACTTTGTTACTAAGGCACCTGATGGAAAAGAAGTAGAAGAATTAACCCAAAAAGAAATTCTCAAAGCGCTTCGCTCCAAAATAAGCCCAGAACAAGTCAAATCTGAAGGTGGAGCGCATGGTCCATCCAATGGTAATGATAGATATCAGCAACAGCGACGCCCAATGATGCAAAGCGCACCTTCTCCAGGAAGAAGAGAAATGCGGCCAATGCGACCAGCACAAGCTCCTGTACGAACTGCAGCACCACTCCCACAAGGAACAGTTGTACGAAGACCAATCGCGACAGCACGAGCTCCTACTGGCACTGATGAGAAAAAAGCATTTGGAAAAATGCTTGAAGATCTTATTGGAACACGTGGCGCGTATATCCTCGACGCAAAACTTAACATTCTTGGAAAAGTACCCTCCAGCGAACTCAGCGCAACAATCAAAAGCCTGAACAATGGCGTTCACGCAGTTGTCTTTGATGGTATGATCGAAGAAGAACTCGTTGATGTCGCAGAAACCTGCAGTGTCAAGTACCTTATCGCAATGGGCACAAAGGTAAAACCAACAGGAAACGTGCAGATTCTTACAGCAGATGAGTTGTAA
- a CDS encoding serine protein kinase RIO, which yields MARITHERWKVYGNVFDEFTINDLIKLTKQRHYDELISPVSIGKEANVFSARKKIEGHDEYRVVKIYRLEACNFNKMYDYIKHDPRYYALKKQRRQVIFSWVQREYRNIMKAREAGVRVPLPIALLHHVFVMELIGDKTTGETAQRLKQQSPKDPQKFFDLLIENLALLYQKAQLVHGDLSEYNILNWKETPIIIDMSQASPVDAVNAEELLDRDVRNMVSYFKKHGVATTAETLKKRIMGKK from the coding sequence ATGGCACGAATTACCCACGAACGATGGAAAGTGTATGGCAATGTTTTTGATGAGTTCACAATAAATGACTTAATCAAGTTAACAAAACAGCGTCATTATGATGAATTAATTAGTCCTGTCTCTATTGGAAAAGAAGCAAATGTCTTCTCTGCGCGAAAGAAGATAGAAGGACATGACGAATATAGAGTTGTAAAGATTTATCGCCTTGAAGCATGCAATTTCAACAAAATGTATGATTACATCAAGCATGACCCACGATATTATGCGCTAAAAAAACAGAGAAGACAAGTCATTTTCTCATGGGTACAGCGAGAATACAGAAATATCATGAAAGCAAGAGAAGCAGGAGTGCGTGTTCCGCTTCCTATCGCGCTCCTGCATCATGTTTTTGTCATGGAATTAATTGGAGACAAAACAACAGGAGAAACAGCGCAGCGGTTAAAGCAGCAATCTCCAAAAGATCCACAAAAGTTCTTTGATTTATTAATAGAAAATCTCGCGCTGCTCTATCAAAAAGCGCAGTTGGTGCATGGAGATTTAAGTGAGTATAACATTCTGAATTGGAAAGAAACTCCCATAATAATTGATATGTCACAGGCAAGTCCAGTAGACGCGGTGAATGCGGAAGAGTTGCTCGATCGTGATGTGAGAAATATGGTGTCGTATTTCAAGAAGCACGGAGTAGCAACAACAGCGGAAACGTTGAAGAAGAGAATTATGGGAAAGAAATAA
- a CDS encoding HAD family phosphatase, which produces MITTIICDWGGVLSCGRYTPAILNVLSKKRQISIEKIYKEFNGLMIQMNEGLLSSSDFVKAVNEKFQLGLTEEKMQDIFRKAIIPNKEMIGLLKKIHSKYDLILLSDNDDITLNNLQKDHATMLALFRKMYFSHELKMAKPNKKLFEHVLADLNIEASKCIFIDDKQKNIDAARECGIRGIVFSSVEQTKKELALLGIV; this is translated from the coding sequence ATGATTACGACAATAATTTGTGATTGGGGTGGAGTTCTCTCCTGTGGAAGATATACCCCAGCAATACTTAATGTTCTTTCAAAAAAAAGGCAAATCTCCATAGAAAAAATATACAAAGAATTTAATGGTCTGATGATTCAAATGAATGAAGGGCTTCTTTCTTCGAGTGACTTTGTAAAAGCTGTTAATGAAAAATTTCAGTTAGGACTGACAGAAGAAAAGATGCAGGACATATTCAGAAAAGCAATAATTCCAAATAAAGAAATGATCGGTCTACTCAAAAAAATTCATTCCAAATATGATTTAATCCTTTTATCTGATAATGATGACATAACTCTAAATAATTTACAAAAAGATCATGCAACAATGCTTGCTCTTTTTAGGAAAATGTATTTTTCTCATGAACTGAAAATGGCAAAACCAAACAAAAAACTTTTCGAACATGTTTTAGCGGATTTAAACATCGAAGCATCAAAGTGTATTTTTATTGATGATAAACAAAAAAATATTGATGCTGCAAGAGAATGCGGTATAAGGGGAATAGTCTTTTCTTCTGTAGAACAAACAAAAAAGGAACTTGCGCTATTAGGAATAGTGTAA